The Leucobacter viscericola sequence CGGCTGCGGGTCGATGCCGTGTTTGGTGTTGTATTCGACCTGGATCTCGCGGCGGCGGTTGGTCTCGTCGATGGCCTCACGCATCGATCGGGTGATCTTGTCGGCGTACATGTGCACCTCACCCGATACGTTACGGGCGGCACGGCCGATGGTCTGGATGAGAGAGGTGCTGGACCGCAGGAAGCCCTCTTTGTCTGCGTCGAGAATCGAAACGAGGGAAACCTCTGGGAGGTCGAGGCCCTCACGCAGCAGGTTGATGCCCACGAGTACGTCATATACGCCGGCGCGCAGTTCGCTCAGCAGCTCAACACGGCGCAGGGTGTCGACGTCGGAGTGCAGGTAGCGCACGCGCACGCCCGCCTCTTCCATGAAGGTGGTGAGCTGCTCGGCCATCTTCTTGGTGAGTGTGGTGACGAGCACCCGCTCGTCTCGCTCGGCCCTGATCCTTACCTCTTCGAGTAGGTCGTCGATCTGTCCCTCACTCGGCTTCACGATGATCTCGGGATCGATAAGGCCGGTCGGGCGGATGATCTGCTGGACCACACCGTCGGCGAGCTCCATCTCGTACTTGCCCGGTGTCGCAGAGAGGTAGACGGTCTGCCCCACCCGCTCTTTGAACTCCTTGAACTTCAGGGGTCTGTTGTCGAGGGCGCTGGGCAAACGGAAGCCGTGGTCGACAAGCGTGCGTTTACGCGAGGAGTCCCCCTCGTACATCGCGCCAATCTGCGGCACGGTGACGTGAGACTCGTCGATGACCACGAGGAAGTCGTCGGGAAAATAGTCGAGAAGGCAGTGTGGGGCCTCACCCGGTTGGCGCCCATCAATGTGGCGGGAGTAGTTCTCAATGCCCGAGCAGAAGCCAATCTGCTCCATCATCTCGAGATCGAAGGTGGTGCGCATGCGCAGTCGCTGCTCTTCGACAAGCTTGTTCTGCTGCTTCAACTCTTTCGAGCGCCCATCGAGCTCGTCGGCGATCTGCCCCATCGCGCGATTCATGACGCTGCGGCTCGCAACGTAGTGTGACCCGGGGAAGATGGACACGGTTTCCACCTGTTTGATGACGTCGCCCGTCACGGGGTGAAGGTAGTACAGGGCCTCGATCTCGTCGCCAAAGAACTCGACACGAATCGCGAGCTCCTCGTACATCGGGATGATCTCGACCGTGTCGCCGCGCACGCGAAAATTGCCGCGCACAAACTCGATGTCGTTGCGCTGGTACTGCATATCGACGAAGCGGCGCAGCAGCACGTCGCGATCCAGGATGTCGCCAACCTGCAGCGGCACCATTGCCTCGTAGTACTCCTCGGGCTTGCCGAGGCCGTAGATGCACGACACGGTCGAAACAACGACGACGTCTCGGCGGCTAAGCAGTGCGTTGGTGGTTGAGTGCCGGAGTCGCTCGACCTCAGCGTTCACCGACGAGTCTTTCTCAATAAACGTGTCGGTCTGCGGCACATAGGCTTCGGGCTGGTAATAGTCGTAATACGACACAAAGTACTCAACCGAGTTGTTGGGCATGAGTTCACGAAACTCGCTCGCTAGCTGCGCGGCAAGGGTCTTATTGTGGGCGAGGATCAGCGTCGGACGCTGCACGGCCTCGACCAACCAGGCGGTGGTCGCCGATTTGCCGGTGCCGGTTGCACCCATCAGAACGATGTCGGTTTCGCCCGCGTTAATGCGGTTTGCGAGCTGTTCGATTGCCTGCGGTTGATCGCCGCTGGGCTCGTACTCGCTAATCACCTCGAATGGGCGTACGCTGCGCGTTGGTTCCATGGTTTCGAGCCTACTCGGGACCACTGACATTCACGCCGTGAGCGCGGTTTGAATACCGGAACTGCTGAACCCAGTAAAATCATCCCTATGCCATTTACCCCCGTCCGTGTTGCCGTGCTCGGACCGGTAACGGTAGACGGGCGTGATCCCGGTGGCACCCTGATGCGAGCACTGCTTGTTGCACTGGCGCACGAAGACACAGGCAAGGAAACCGCGAAGAAACCGCGATCCGCTGAAGCCATTGCCGGCGATCTGTGGGGAGACACTCCCCCGCAGAACCCGCGTGCCTCACTGCAGAGCCTGGTGTCGAGGCTGCGTGCGGTCGGTGGACGCGAACTTATTGTGAGCGGGCCGGCCGGGTACGCACTTGGAGTGCCGAGTGATCTTGGGCTGGCACGGCACTTAGCCCGGGAGGCCGAGGCGCTCAGCCCCGACGACCTCAAACGTAGGCCCCTGCTTGACGAGGCACTGTCGTTCTGGCGCGGCGATCCCGGCATGGATATTGGTGACTCCCCGATCGCGCAAGATCTGTCGGAAGCTTCGGTGGTTCTGCGTGCGGAACTCGAGCAACTCAATATCCAGACCCTGATCACCACGCAACAGGTGAGCGAAGCCATCATCGCCCTGCGCCAACTCGCGGTGACGCGACCCTTTGACGAAGCGCTGCACGCGACCCTGATGCAGCAGCTTGCCGCGCAGGATCGGATCCCCGAGGCGCTGAACGTCTACGCCGCTCTGCGCGAGAGGCTTCGGGATGAACTTGGCACCTCCCCAGGAAGCGCAATCGGCAGCATCAATGCCAAGTTGCTCCAACAGCGTGAGGCCGAGGCTGTATCTGAGACCGCAGTGCCTGTCGTCGCCGAATCCCAGCAACGCATTGGGCTTCCAGCGAGCCTGGGCCGACTCATTGGCCGCAGTGACGACCTCGCCGCGGTTTCGGGTCTCCTGCAGAAGGAACGTCTCGTCACCATCCTCGGCCCCGGTGGTCTCGGCAAAACGAGGTTGTCTCAGGCGGCTGCGGCTGAGGATCATGCCCCCACCGTCATTTTTGTTCCGCTCGCGAGTGTGCGGGACAACACCGACGTGCCCCTTGCAATTGCAGCGACACTGGGAATCAGCGAGGCAACGGCCAGTAACAAACTCACCGACCCCGCTGCCCGCCCCGACCTTCGCAAGCGAGTGATCGGCCTGCTCGGTGAGCGACCGGTTCTTCTGGTGCTCGACAACTGTGAACAGGTGATCGAGGGCGTGGCCACCTGGGCGGCCGACATGCTCGCCTCCGTGCCGAGCTTTCGTGTTCTCGCGACAAGTCGCACCCCCCTGGGGCTTCTCGGGGAACAGGTGTTTCCGCTCGCGCCGCTCACAACTGAACACGAGGCTGGCCGAGAAGGATCGGCAGTGAGGCTCTTTGTTGAACGCGCGCAGGCAGTGCGTCCATCGGCCGTGCTCGATCCGGTGGTCGTGGCAAGGCTCTGCGAACACCTCGATGGTCTGCCGCTCGCAATCGAGCTCGCAGCGGCGCGCATTCGAACAATGTCACCGGAGCAGATCGAAGACAAGCTTCAGGATCGTTTCGCACTGCTCAAGAGTGGGGATCGCAGCGCTCCGGAACGGCACCGTACTCTTCAGGCCGTCATCGACTGGAGTTGGGAGCTGCTGGACAACACAGCCCGTAACGCCCTCGCCACACTCTCCCTGTTGCCCGGTGGGTTCTCATCGGATACCGCTGCGGGAGTGCTCGACACTACCGAGATCGACGCCGATGATCTCCTCGATAGCCTGGTCGCGCAATCCCTACTGGTGGTCTCTGATGACCCCCGCACGGGAGGGGTGCGCTTCCGCATGCTCGAAACCGTGCGCGAGTTCGGACTCGCGCAACTGGCGGGAGGGGGCGACGATCCCGAAGCCTGGGAGGCCGTCAATAGATGGGCGCGTGCATTTGCCGCCGAGCACCTGGGTGACCTTTTTTCCTCGGGGAACTACGGTGAGCTGCGTGCGGAGCACAACAACCTCATCGCGGTGCTGCGGCACGCCCTGACAACGGGCAATGATGCAGACGCCGTACTGATGTTTGCGGCACTGTGCCAGAGTTGGTTTGTGCGCGGTGCGTTCTCGGAGATGCAGGTCTTCGGCACCCAGATCTTCACAGCGGCGGCGCGCATCGACGAGAGGGCGATCCCCGTTGACGCCCTCGCCATCACACTCGCGACCGGCGCGTTTCAGGTCATCGTCTCCGGGGAACCCCTCGCGCTGCGGCTCGTTGCGCGACTGCGAAGGCTACGCCGAAACTACTCCGAGCTCTCCCCCGTGTATGCCGGAATCGCCGACCTGCTCGGTGCCATGGGATCGGTGCCGAGGATGCTGGCCGAACTCGACGTACTGCGAGCCTCCGACAACCTCACCGTCGCTGCGCTCGGAGAACAGGCGTACGTGCAGTTCGCAGAAAACAGCGGTGATCCTGAAGGCGCAATGGTTGCCGCCGAACGCAGTTGGGAGCTCGCCAAGGCCAGTGGATCGCAGTGGCTCGCCGCGATGTCTGCCTCAAGCCTGACACAGCTCAATAGCCAGCTCGCCCGCGCGGAAGAGTCAATTCTGTGGTGGGAGCGCGCCGAGGCCGACTTCAGAGAGTTCGGCACCGACGAGGGCATGCGGCACGAGCGCTGGCTGCTCGGAGGTAACTTCGTGACGCTCGGCCGCTTCGCCGAGGCGCGAGAGGTATACACTGAACTGCTGCACACGAGAGACCTCACCGAGGACGGGCTCGAGTATGCCTCGATCGCGCTCTTCGGCCTTGGTGAGGTAGCGAGGGCCGAAGGTGACCTCGCGCTCGCCGCAGAGCACTTCGAACGCGCGGTGCAGGAGTTTCGCACGAATGAGCAGCGAAACTCACCGTGGTTCTTGATGGCGCTGGCGGGGCTGATCGCAGCCACCAGCTGCGACGGATCGCTGGCTGTCGAGCGCATTGAATACTGGGTTCAGCGACTCCGCTCGCGCACTCTCGCAATGCGGCGGGTGCGGCGGGGTGTGATGGATCAACCGGTGTTTGCTACTGCCCTGGTGGGGTGGTCTGCGTGGGCAATGACACAGGAACCTGCTCGCCCGAACGCTCTTGAGATGCTGATGCTCGCTCGGCATCTGGGGCCCCGGCAAGACCTGCCGAGTCTGCATCTTGCGCCGCTTCTCGAACGAGCTGAGAAGCTGTTTGGATCAGAAACGCTTGAGCGCGTGCGCGCAGAGACAGCAATGATCCGCCCCGAAGAGCGGATCGAACGAGCGTTCGCGATCCTCGCCGCCCGCTAAGAGAGCGGCGAGGATCGCCGAGCGAATTACGCCTTGCGCATGTAGGCGCGAACGGTGAGCGGAGCGAAGATCGCTACGACTACTGCGGCTCCGAGCAGCGTGAGCCAGGCGTCTGAGCCGAAGGTTCCGTTGTTCATGAGCTCGCGGGCGGCGTTGACCAGGTGTGTGATCGGGTTGAGGCTGACAACGGTCTGCAGCCAATCAGGCATCTTGTCGGTCGGTGCGAATGCTCCGGAGAGGAACGTGAGCGGGAAGAGCACAAGCATCGAGATTCCCTGCACGCTTGACGCGGTGCGGGCGATGACACCGAAGAACGCGAAGATCCAACTCACGCTCCAGGAGCAGACGATCACTAGGAGTGCCGCTCCGATGGTGCCGGTTGCGTTGCCGCCGGGTCGGAAGCCCATGAGCAGTCCCATCACGATGGTCAGTGTGGTGGCGATGGCGTAGCGAATGGTGTCGGCCAGTAGTGCGCCGGAGAGCGGCGCGATTCGGGCGATGGGCAGCGACCGGAATCGGTCAAACACACCCTTGTCCATGTCTTCGCGCAACTGCACGCCGGTGACGATCGAGGTGGTGATGACCGTCTGCACCATGATGCCCGGGATGATGGTGGGCAGGTACGAGGGAATGTCGCCAGAGATTGCCCCACCGAAGATGTACACGAACATCACCGTAAAGATGATCGGCTGGAGCGTGACGTCGAAGAGCTGCTCCGGGGTGCGCCTGATCTTAATGAGCCCGCGTGCCGCCATTGTGAAGGTGTTGCGGAGAGTGAGGCTGAGGCTCGTCGCGTTCTTCAACTGTCGCTCTGTGCCGGGCACAATGCGGCGACCCTCGAGTGTTGCTGTGGCGCTCATGCGCGCACCTCCTCTTTCTGAGCTGTGTCGATGTTGTTTGCCGCGGCGATGTTGTCGCCGCTGGGCTCCGAGGCTTCGTCATTTTCGCCTGCGTCGTGCCCGGTGAGTGCAAGGAACACCTCATCGAGTGTTGGTTTCTGCACGCTCATTTCAGTGAGCTGGATGCCGGCTGAACGGAGGGTGATCAACAGGTCGGTGACACGATCAGGATCGCTCATGGGCGCCGTGATGCGTGCCGCTTCGGGTGAGACGGTGCCGCGGACCCCGAGCACCTGCTCGATGGCATTGAGTGTTGAAGTGGTATCCGCCGGGTCGCTGATGCGGAGCTGCAGGGACGAGGTTCCTACGGATGCCTTGAGCGAATCGGGGGTTCCTTCCGCAACGACCCTGCCGTGGTCGATCACGGCAATCCGGTCAGCGAGCTGGTCGGCCTCGTCGAGGTACTGGGTGGTCAGCACCACCGTCGAGCCGGTGGAGACCAGCTCGCGGATGGTGTCCCACATTTGCCCGCGGGTACGAGGATCAAGGCCCGTCGTGGGCTCATCGAGGAAGATGAGCGGGGGTTGGGCGATGAGGGACGCGGCGAGGTCGAGACGGCGGCGCATGCCACCGCTGAAGTTCTTCAGTGGGCGCTTCGCGGCCTCGGAAAGCCCAAAGCGCTCAAGCAGGTCTGCTGCTTTGGCCTTGGCTTCAGCTCGAGAGAGGCCGAGCAGTCGGGAGAAGATCATCAGGTTCTCGGTGGCCGAGAGTGTTTCGTCGACCGAGGCGAACTGCCCCGTGACACCGATGAGCTGGCGCACAACCTGTGGTTCTTTTACGACGTCGTGGCCGAAGATGCGGCCAGTTCCGCCGTCGGGCCGCAGCAGCGTCGCGAGCATGTTGATGGTGGTGGTTTTGCCGGCACCGTTTGGGCCGAGGACTCCGTAGACGGATCCGGTCTTCACCTGTAGGTCGACGCCGTCGACCGCTCGGTTCTGCCCGAACACCTTGACGAGTCCCTCGGCCTCGACGGCCCAGTCGTTCTGTGTTGTTGTCATGGGAACAGTGTTGCGTGGGCCACTGTCACGGGACTGTTATGCCACTGTTACGCGCTGTCACACGCTGTCAAGCCCTGTCTTCTGCCTCTAGCGGCATCCGCGTCGTCGTGGTTTTATTATCAACATGCGCATACAACGAGGTAGAGCAACCAAGATCATGTCACTGGTGGCGGGAACACTCGCGCTCGGTATCGCGCTGGCGGGCTGTGCAGCTGCGCCGGAGTCAGCGACGCAGACCACTGCTGCGACTCCCAGCGA is a genomic window containing:
- the uvrB gene encoding excinuclease ABC subunit UvrB; the encoded protein is MEPTRSVRPFEVISEYEPSGDQPQAIEQLANRINAGETDIVLMGATGTGKSATTAWLVEAVQRPTLILAHNKTLAAQLASEFRELMPNNSVEYFVSYYDYYQPEAYVPQTDTFIEKDSSVNAEVERLRHSTTNALLSRRDVVVVSTVSCIYGLGKPEEYYEAMVPLQVGDILDRDVLLRRFVDMQYQRNDIEFVRGNFRVRGDTVEIIPMYEELAIRVEFFGDEIEALYYLHPVTGDVIKQVETVSIFPGSHYVASRSVMNRAMGQIADELDGRSKELKQQNKLVEEQRLRMRTTFDLEMMEQIGFCSGIENYSRHIDGRQPGEAPHCLLDYFPDDFLVVIDESHVTVPQIGAMYEGDSSRKRTLVDHGFRLPSALDNRPLKFKEFKERVGQTVYLSATPGKYEMELADGVVQQIIRPTGLIDPEIIVKPSEGQIDDLLEEVRIRAERDERVLVTTLTKKMAEQLTTFMEEAGVRVRYLHSDVDTLRRVELLSELRAGVYDVLVGINLLREGLDLPEVSLVSILDADKEGFLRSSTSLIQTIGRAARNVSGEVHMYADKITRSMREAIDETNRRREIQVEYNTKHGIDPQPLRKKINDITAMLAREAADTEEVLNSRASAHSQKGSPQRAKGKSAARAGAIAGEGAAKLEEIITDLNEQMLAAAEELKFELAARLRDEVAELKRELRSMDAAGHL
- a CDS encoding ATP-binding protein, which codes for MPFTPVRVAVLGPVTVDGRDPGGTLMRALLVALAHEDTGKETAKKPRSAEAIAGDLWGDTPPQNPRASLQSLVSRLRAVGGRELIVSGPAGYALGVPSDLGLARHLAREAEALSPDDLKRRPLLDEALSFWRGDPGMDIGDSPIAQDLSEASVVLRAELEQLNIQTLITTQQVSEAIIALRQLAVTRPFDEALHATLMQQLAAQDRIPEALNVYAALRERLRDELGTSPGSAIGSINAKLLQQREAEAVSETAVPVVAESQQRIGLPASLGRLIGRSDDLAAVSGLLQKERLVTILGPGGLGKTRLSQAAAAEDHAPTVIFVPLASVRDNTDVPLAIAATLGISEATASNKLTDPAARPDLRKRVIGLLGERPVLLVLDNCEQVIEGVATWAADMLASVPSFRVLATSRTPLGLLGEQVFPLAPLTTEHEAGREGSAVRLFVERAQAVRPSAVLDPVVVARLCEHLDGLPLAIELAAARIRTMSPEQIEDKLQDRFALLKSGDRSAPERHRTLQAVIDWSWELLDNTARNALATLSLLPGGFSSDTAAGVLDTTEIDADDLLDSLVAQSLLVVSDDPRTGGVRFRMLETVREFGLAQLAGGGDDPEAWEAVNRWARAFAAEHLGDLFSSGNYGELRAEHNNLIAVLRHALTTGNDADAVLMFAALCQSWFVRGAFSEMQVFGTQIFTAAARIDERAIPVDALAITLATGAFQVIVSGEPLALRLVARLRRLRRNYSELSPVYAGIADLLGAMGSVPRMLAELDVLRASDNLTVAALGEQAYVQFAENSGDPEGAMVAAERSWELAKASGSQWLAAMSASSLTQLNSQLARAEESILWWERAEADFREFGTDEGMRHERWLLGGNFVTLGRFAEAREVYTELLHTRDLTEDGLEYASIALFGLGEVARAEGDLALAAEHFERAVQEFRTNEQRNSPWFLMALAGLIAATSCDGSLAVERIEYWVQRLRSRTLAMRRVRRGVMDQPVFATALVGWSAWAMTQEPARPNALEMLMLARHLGPRQDLPSLHLAPLLERAEKLFGSETLERVRAETAMIRPEERIERAFAILAAR
- a CDS encoding ABC transporter permease; the protein is MSATATLEGRRIVPGTERQLKNATSLSLTLRNTFTMAARGLIKIRRTPEQLFDVTLQPIIFTVMFVYIFGGAISGDIPSYLPTIIPGIMVQTVITTSIVTGVQLREDMDKGVFDRFRSLPIARIAPLSGALLADTIRYAIATTLTIVMGLLMGFRPGGNATGTIGAALLVIVCSWSVSWIFAFFGVIARTASSVQGISMLVLFPLTFLSGAFAPTDKMPDWLQTVVSLNPITHLVNAARELMNNGTFGSDAWLTLLGAAVVVAIFAPLTVRAYMRKA
- a CDS encoding ATP-binding cassette domain-containing protein, translated to MTTTQNDWAVEAEGLVKVFGQNRAVDGVDLQVKTGSVYGVLGPNGAGKTTTINMLATLLRPDGGTGRIFGHDVVKEPQVVRQLIGVTGQFASVDETLSATENLMIFSRLLGLSRAEAKAKAADLLERFGLSEAAKRPLKNFSGGMRRRLDLAASLIAQPPLIFLDEPTTGLDPRTRGQMWDTIRELVSTGSTVVLTTQYLDEADQLADRIAVIDHGRVVAEGTPDSLKASVGTSSLQLRISDPADTTSTLNAIEQVLGVRGTVSPEAARITAPMSDPDRVTDLLITLRSAGIQLTEMSVQKPTLDEVFLALTGHDAGENDEASEPSGDNIAAANNIDTAQKEEVRA